In a genomic window of Meleagris gallopavo isolate NT-WF06-2002-E0010 breed Aviagen turkey brand Nicholas breeding stock chromosome 1, Turkey_5.1, whole genome shotgun sequence:
- the ENDOD1 gene encoding endonuclease domain-containing 1 protein, producing MDGPGERTVKMSLLCLLCLSLFPSFSLGRVVGKDEAGFAECNVFFPGRVPPEGFTEPFHVKICQQYNGEPRFATLYSTKDKIPLYSAFKYTGAARSGADESWLLEPQIDDPENDQHEMVIEADVVGSLANLGANQALTSDYVGSGYERGLLNPSLLNREDFQMATYTLTNAVPLRPSLSKIWHSDIRRVVEQALIPHCSKKDQLYLLAGAIPSTVRVKGKVSVPETLWLAACCDAPEGWSLGLVKKVNDESSLADLTVGELEKQLLAGLDLFKGNCGEDNESSEKMEAILQAVSQIREQVGANDKEEAKDSGLVRKVVGIIATPFIKLLELFIYLLVELVKFMFYFLWLVIKRVGSTLLDGVYSLWNGTVSYLKAISMVLISIPYDVGRVITNIFLGFLGIIQDVAVITYRILRIPMGFVLHLASFPYYSICAIPSVVKDMATGIGGTFSLAIDATASILHGFYYVVSHIAKRFVPKGSSGD from the exons ATGGACGGCCCGGGGGAGCGGACCGTGAAGATGTCACTGCTGTGTTTGCTCTGCTTGTCGCTTTTCCCGAGTTTTTCCCTGGGCAGAGTCGTCGGCAAGGACGAAGCCGGCTTTGCCGAGTGTAACGTGTTCTTCCCCGGCAGAGTCCCACCGGAAGGATTCACCGAGCCTTTCCACGTGAAGATCTGTCAGCAGTACAACGGAGAGCCGCGCTTTGCAACCCTCTACAGCACCAAGGACAAAATCCCTCTTTATTCCGCTTTCAAGTACACGGGGGCAGCCCGAAGCGGGGCGGACGAGAGCTGGCTGCTGGAGCCGCAG ATAGATGATCCAGAGAATGACCAGCATGAGATGGTGATTGAAGCTGATGTTGTTGGCTCTTTGGCCAACCTTGGTGCAAATCAAGCTCTGACCTCAGACTATGTGGGCTCTGGTTATGAACGAGGGCTGCTGAACCCTAGCTTGCTCAACAGGGAAGACTTCCAAATGGCCACCTATACATTGACAAATGCTGTCCCTCTGCGCCCCTCTCTGAGCAAAATCTGGCACAGTGACATCAGGAGGGTGGTGGAGCAAGCTCTGATCCCTCATTGTTCCAAGAAGGACCAGCTGTATCTCCTTGCAGGAGCAATTCCTTCCACTGTCCGAGTTAAAGGCAAGGTGTCTGTGCCAGAGACCCTCTGGCTGGCAGCGTGCTGTGATGCTCCAGAGGGATGGTCTCTAGGACTGGTGAAAAAAGTCAATGATGAAAGCAGTTTGGCAGACCTCACAGTGGGAGAGCTGGAGAAGCAGCTCCTAGCAGGGCTTGACTTGTTCAAGGGCAACTGTGGAGAAGACAAtgaaagcagtgagaaaatGGAAGCAATACTGCAAGCTGTCAGTCAGATCCGAGAGCAGGTAGGAGCAAATGACAAGGAGGAAGCCAAAGACAGTGGCTTGGTGAGGAAAGTGGTTGGCATAATTGCTACCCCTTTCATCAAACTTCTAGAACTCTTCATCTACCTGCTTGTGGAGCTGGTgaaatttatgttttattttctgtggctTGTTATCAAGCGAGTTGGCAGTACTCTTCTGGATGGAGTCTACAGCCTGTGGAATGGAACGGTGTCCTACCTTAAAGCCATCAGCATGGTGCTCATCAGCATCCCCTATGATGTGGGGAGGGTCATCACCAACATCTTCTTGGGCTTTCTGGGAATTATTCAAGATGTGGCAGTCATCACCTATAGAATTCTACGCATCCCCATGGGCTTTGTCCTTCACCTCGCTTCTTTCCCTTACTACTCCATCTGTGCCATTCCCTCTGTTGTCAAAGACATGGCCACTGGGATCGGTGGCACCTTCTCGCTGGCCATTGATGCCACAGCCTCCATCCTGCATGGCTTTTATTACGTGGTTAGTCACATAGCCAAGCGGTTTGTCCCTAAGGGCTCCTCTGGTGACTGA